From Collibacillus ludicampi, a single genomic window includes:
- a CDS encoding nuclear transport factor 2 family protein, producing MKNQSSINEHLCQLEKRLLEPEIRTAPAELEKLLADDFFEFGSSGNIRYKKDCIGEGGLSVREMTLYDFDIHPLSEDVVLTTYRVMDETRMQYTLRSSIWKFRDGRWQMFFHQGTPTKS from the coding sequence ATGAAAAATCAATCTTCCATAAATGAGCATTTATGTCAATTAGAGAAACGGTTGTTAGAACCTGAAATTCGTACAGCTCCAGCAGAACTAGAAAAGTTACTCGCGGATGATTTCTTTGAGTTTGGAAGTTCAGGGAATATTCGGTATAAAAAGGATTGTATTGGTGAGGGTGGACTTAGTGTGCGGGAAATGACCCTTTATGATTTTGACATACATCCTTTGTCAGAAGATGTGGTGTTAACAACATATCGTGTAATGGATGAAACAAGAATGCAATATACTTTGCGTAGTTCAATTTGGAAATTTAGGGATGGTAGGTGGCAAATGTTTTTTCATCAAGGAACGCCAACTAAATCATAG
- a CDS encoding carbonate dehydratase — protein MKKINTSSMSLPRRRIKKNVSKKVPQGPFNLFVRFISPNPRTSFNPTNHFPKINRTAFLSPFSSVIGDVTIKKNVFIAPSATIRADEGTPFFIGSNTNIQDGVILHGLLHQQIPVGNKKYSIYIGNGVTIAHGALVHGPCFIGNRVFVGFKSIVFNAFVGEGTFISTNAVVTNGVRIPPNRFVPPGANIDTQAKANSLRRVPKNRREFAREVQRVNREFPPSYHLLFGKHRCSCGIACNRLLKITK, from the coding sequence GTGAAAAAAATAAATACAAGTTCGATGTCTTTACCTCGTAGAAGGATTAAGAAAAACGTTTCTAAAAAAGTTCCTCAGGGTCCCTTCAATTTGTTTGTACGTTTTATCAGCCCAAATCCAAGGACATCGTTTAATCCCACCAATCATTTTCCAAAAATAAACAGAACAGCCTTTCTTAGTCCATTTTCTAGTGTTATAGGGGATGTGACAATTAAGAAAAACGTTTTTATTGCGCCTAGCGCTACCATTCGAGCGGATGAAGGAACGCCATTTTTTATTGGTTCGAATACGAATATTCAAGATGGAGTCATTTTACATGGTTTGCTTCATCAACAAATTCCTGTAGGTAACAAAAAATATTCAATATATATTGGAAACGGTGTAACGATCGCCCATGGTGCTCTTGTTCATGGCCCTTGTTTTATTGGAAATAGAGTGTTTGTTGGATTTAAATCCATTGTCTTTAATGCCTTTGTTGGGGAAGGAACGTTTATTTCAACAAACGCTGTCGTTACAAACGGTGTACGTATTCCTCCGAATCGGTTCGTTCCTCCGGGAGCGAATATTGATACTCAAGCAAAAGCCAATTCTTTGCGTCGTGTACCAAAAAATAGGAGGGAATTTGCGCGTGAAGTGCAACGTGTAAACAGAGAATTCCCACCTTCTTATCATTTACTATTTGGTAAACATCGTTGTTCATGTGGTATCGCTTGTAATCGTTTGCTGAAAATAACGAAGTGA